One window from the genome of Mucilaginibacter ginsenosidivorans encodes:
- a CDS encoding ATP-dependent nuclease, producing MITSIKFKNFKALEEFTIHLKKFNVLTGPNNNGKSTILDGLRLLQAAYRYASRTTPKYINNPLGQKFWGFVIPPNSLPINTDYIQTNFNTSEPSIIRYSIDSGKTLILSFHPEYPTYLFFDTPNRIPRSSTDFRNEFPLNIAIIPTLGPFEIGEELLSQEYVKRWYGSRRSPRMFRSYWFYNLERFDEFKKLVEATWLGMSINFPQKADQFSKELFMFCEEERIPREISWAGFGFQIWLQLLTHIVNAKNASLIVVDEPEIYLHPDLQHKVLELLRHYNADIMIATHSVEIINSVEPNDVVLVDKKNKSAKRITDLIGLQNVANLLGSGQNIELTRLARGKKILFVEGKDLKLLNKLSKICKHDNLFSDSKITVIPIEGFGQHDRIIHTNWAFTKILGEELKIAVLLDRDYRADETISKILEKLQKEVNYAHILRKKEIENYFLIPSAIQRAIDSRLEERIKNGYIDEKPVIKLNDILLNLTDNFKSEVIGQVIARRAESYRKSEDFSKIISDINREVDSNWKDLQYRLNVISGKQFISFMNDYLQENFKISISCPLISNYLTIKDIDNEVLEFLNQLEKFKLERM from the coding sequence ATGATTACATCGATTAAATTTAAAAACTTCAAAGCCTTAGAAGAATTTACTATTCATTTAAAAAAATTCAATGTCCTAACTGGCCCGAACAATAATGGTAAATCGACCATCCTCGATGGGTTAAGATTATTGCAAGCGGCTTATAGGTATGCATCTAGAACTACTCCCAAGTACATCAATAATCCATTAGGACAAAAGTTTTGGGGATTTGTGATACCTCCTAATAGTTTGCCTATTAATACAGATTATATCCAAACGAATTTTAATACCTCAGAGCCATCAATAATTAGATATTCGATTGATTCTGGAAAAACTCTCATTTTATCATTTCATCCAGAATACCCTACCTATCTTTTCTTTGATACGCCAAACAGAATACCTAGATCTTCTACAGACTTCAGAAATGAGTTCCCTCTAAATATCGCTATTATACCTACACTTGGACCTTTCGAAATTGGCGAAGAATTATTGAGCCAAGAATACGTCAAGAGGTGGTATGGCAGCAGAAGGTCGCCAAGAATGTTTAGAAGCTACTGGTTCTATAATCTTGAAAGATTCGATGAGTTTAAAAAACTAGTTGAAGCGACATGGTTGGGAATGTCTATAAATTTTCCTCAAAAAGCAGATCAGTTTAGTAAAGAGCTTTTTATGTTTTGTGAGGAAGAACGAATTCCGAGAGAAATAAGTTGGGCAGGATTTGGCTTCCAGATTTGGCTTCAGTTATTAACACACATTGTAAACGCCAAAAATGCGAGTCTAATTGTTGTTGATGAACCAGAAATTTATCTCCATCCTGATTTACAACATAAGGTTTTAGAACTACTACGACATTATAATGCAGATATTATGATAGCAACTCATTCCGTCGAAATAATTAACTCCGTAGAACCAAATGATGTTGTACTTGTCGATAAAAAAAATAAATCGGCAAAAAGGATCACTGATTTAATTGGTCTACAAAATGTGGCTAATCTATTAGGTAGTGGACAAAATATAGAGCTGACCAGATTAGCGCGTGGGAAAAAAATATTATTTGTAGAGGGTAAAGATTTGAAGTTATTAAATAAACTATCTAAAATTTGTAAACATGATAATTTATTTTCCGATTCGAAAATCACAGTTATACCGATAGAAGGTTTTGGCCAACATGATAGAATTATTCACACCAATTGGGCATTTACAAAGATTTTAGGTGAAGAGTTAAAAATTGCTGTACTCCTTGATCGGGATTATCGGGCCGATGAAACAATATCTAAAATATTAGAAAAGTTACAGAAAGAGGTTAATTATGCCCACATATTAAGAAAAAAAGAAATCGAGAATTATTTTTTAATTCCTTCTGCAATCCAAAGAGCTATTGATTCAAGATTAGAGGAACGAATAAAAAACGGTTATATAGATGAAAAGCCTGTAATTAAACTAAATGATATATTATTGAATCTAACAGACAATTTTAAATCTGAAGTAATAGGACAGGTGATAGCAAGACGAGCGGAGTCATATCGAAAGTCCGAAGATTTCTCTAAAATAATATCTGACATAAACAGAGAAGTAGACAGTAATTGGAAAGATTTGCAGTATAGACTTAACGTAATTTCAGGTAAACAATTTATTTCATTTATGAACGATTATTTACAGGAAAATTTTAAGATTTCGATAAGTTGCCCACTAATATCTAATTATTTAACAATAAAGGATATTGATAATGAAGTGCTGGAGTTCTTAAATCAGCTTGAAAAGTTCAAACTGGAGCGTATGTAA